The following are from one region of the Gemmatimonadota bacterium genome:
- a CDS encoding DUF4411 family protein has product MNQAPSLFVLDTNIFVEAHRRYYAQDLCPGFWDSLTHYCSEERVLSIDRVRDEMLNNEDQLSEWVNQAPDSLFVSSADPEVVNAFTDMMDWVQGNDQFLPEAKVEFATVADGWLAAYARVHNAVVVTQEVFNQDAKKRVPLPNVCSQFDVDYRDTFEMLRELKVSFDWRRSP; this is encoded by the coding sequence ATAAATCAGGCTCCATCCTTGTTCGTGCTGGATACCAATATTTTTGTAGAGGCGCATCGCCGCTATTACGCGCAAGATCTGTGTCCGGGATTCTGGGATAGTCTGACGCATTATTGTAGCGAGGAGCGGGTGTTAAGCATTGATCGCGTTCGTGACGAAATGCTTAACAACGAGGATCAACTATCTGAGTGGGTTAATCAAGCACCAGATAGTCTTTTTGTATCATCAGCGGATCCTGAGGTTGTAAATGCTTTTACGGATATGATGGACTGGGTACAGGGGAATGATCAGTTTCTGCCTGAAGCAAAAGTGGAGTTCGCGACTGTAGCTGATGGGTGGCTCGCGGCCTACGCGAGGGTCCACAACGCGGTTGTGGTTACTCAAGAGGTATTTAACCAAGATGCGAAGAAAAGGGTACCCCTGCCAAATGTATGTAGTCAGTTTGATGTTGATTACCGAGACACTTTTGAGATGTTGCGCGAGCTTAAGGTCAGTTTTGACTGGAGACGTTCTCCATGA